GCGCTCGATCGCGGCCAGCAACCGGGGTGCGAGTGCCGGGACCCCGCCGCCGGGCGGCAGGGCGGCGCCGAAGCGGCGGTAGCAGTCCAGCCGGGCGGCGGCCGCGTGGTTCTCACGGTCGGTCTCCTCGGCGACCGCGGTCTCCCCCGCGATCGCCAGGACTTCCCGGTAGCCCTCGCCGACCATCCCGTCACTGGTGCGCACGACCAGTGCCGTCAGCGGCGGGTCACCACGCCGGTGGGCCTCGCGGACCACATGGCCCAGCACGCCGCCGATCCAGTTGTGCAGAAGCGCGGTCGTCCGGACGCCGGACGCCTTCTGGACCACCTCCGCCAGTTCCTTGTAGGTGATGACGGCGTGATAGGTCCCCGCCACGGTGACCAGGTGCGGATAGGCCTCCCCGGCCCAGAGCTGCTGGGCCTCCGCCGCCGCGACCGGAGAACCGTCCGCCTCACGCCAATAGCTGCGCTGTGCCATGCACCCGCCCTGTCCGTCGATCAGTGGTCACGGCCCGGCCGGGGCGTGATCGGTGACGTTCCGCGGCGGCCGCTCCGACCACGTGGCAGGCATCAGCCCGGCCGGGCCTCTCCGGAGCCGGACCACTTCGCACGCCTGACGACCACCGGACCCATCGCCGGGCCACCGCGTCGGCGCCCATCTTGCTCCCGTCCGGGCCCGCACTCAACTTCCGTCGACAAAGCGACCGTTCGCGCGCACGAGCGCCCGCGGGCGGCGAACCCGGCGAACTACACCCACGGGGGTGGTCCGGCCGGCCTCAGATCGTGATCCAGTACCGCCGTACCGTCCCGAACTCGGTCTCCTGGACGCCCTCCAGAACGCCGCCTTGACGCTCGATCGTCCGGACCGAGGCGATGTTGTCGGCCGCGCAGACCAGGAGCAGCCGGCCAAGACCGAGGGCCCGTGCCTCGTCGAGCATCCGGCCCAGTGCCCAGGCCGCCAGGCCGCGCCGGCGGGAGGACGGCCGGACGCCGTAGCCGATGTGGCCGAACCGCAGCACGAAGTCGCCGGGCCCGTACCGCAGGGCGATCCCGCCGTGCACCCGGCCGTCCTCGACGATCCACCGGTAAACCGCGCCCGCCCGGCCGGACTTCCCCTGCCGCTGCCCCTGCTGCAGCTCCGACCCCGGCACCGGCACCGGCTGATCGGCCAGCCGCGCCACCCAGGCCGCGAACCCGGCCGACGAGTCGACCTCGTCGGAGCGCCGTAGCCCGAACCCGTCCTCGTGGGCGCCGGGCCCCCACTCGCCACGGGCCTCCAGCCAGGCGGCATGCAGACGGACGGTGGGCGCGATCAGTTCAGGCATGGCGCGACGATACCGACCGCATCCGACGACTGCCACCCGCAATCCGACGTGAGCTCACGTCCCCCATAACGGACGGCTCACCAACTCCCGCCATTGCCATGTCACTTGACTGCCCCCGTCGCAAGGGCCGAAGTTCACCTGGGTCCGCGAGCATGGCCGGCCATGAGGAACCTCAGTCGCCGCATCTTCATCCTGGGCGGGCTCACCACCGCTGGCGCCGCCGCGCTCCAACTCGGGGCGATGGCCCAGCCGTCGGCCGCCGCCTCCACCCCCTTCCCCTTCACGCTCGGCGTCGCCTCCGGAGAGCCGGACGACAGCAGCGTGGTGCTCTGGACGCGTCTGGCCCCCGCACCGACCAACGCGGACGGTCAGGGCGGCATGCCCAACACCGACGTCGCCGTCGACTGGCAGGTGTCGACCAGCCAGAACTTCACCACCCTCGTCAGCTCCGGCACGGTCACCGCCCGCTACGCCCAGGCCCACGCGGTGCACGCGCTGGCCGGTGGACTCGCCCCGGACTCGGAGTACTACTACCGGTTCCGGGCCCAGGGGTTCATCTCCCCGGTGGGCCGGACCCGCACCGCGCCGGCGCCGGGCACGGTCGGGCGTGACTTCACCATGGCGTTCGCCTCGTGCGCCCACTACGAGAGCGGCTACTACACCGCCTACCGCCGGATGGCCGACGACCGCCCCGACCTGATCCTGCACCTGGGCGACTACATCTACGAGGGCGGCGCCACCACCACGGGGGTACGCCAGCACCTCGGCGGCGAGATCGTGTCGCTGGCCGACTACCGCCGCCGCTACGCGCTCTACCGCAGCGACCCGGACCTGCAGGCCGCGCACGCGATCGCGCCGTGGCTGGTGGTGCCGGACGACCACGAGGTGGAGAACAACTACGCCAACATGGTCCGCGCCGACAGCAGCCCCGCGTTGACGGCGGCCCAGTGGACCGCGCGACGCACCGCCGCGTACCAGGCCTACTTCGAGAACATGCCGCTGCGGGCCGCCGCGACGCCCTCCGGCAACAGCATCCAGCTCTACCGCCGGGTCCGCTGGGGCACCCTCGCCACGTTCCACATGCTCGACACCCGTCAGTTCCGCGACGACCAGGCCTGCGGCGACGGGACGAAGGTCTGCGCCGACGCCGATCTGGCCAACCGTTCGATCACCGGCACGGCCCAGGAGTCATGGCTGCTCGACGGACTCGGCCAGCACTTGAGCACCTGGGACCTCATCGGCCAGCAGGTCTTCTTCGCCCGCAACGTGAACGCGTCCGGCGCGATGAACATGGACGCCTGGGACGGGTACCGGGCCGGCCGGGCGCGGATCCAGCAGGGCATCATCGACCGGGCCGTACGCAACCCCGTCGTCCTCACCGGCGACGTGCACGCGTCGTGGGGCAACGACCTCAAGGCCGACTACGCCGATCCGTCGTCGGCGACGATCGGCTCCGAGCTGGTCTGCACCTCCATCACCAGCGGCGGCGACGGGAGCGCCACCACGGCGATCCCCAACGGGTCGCTCAACCCGCACCTGCGCTTCTACTCCAACCGGCGCGGCTACGTCCGCACGCAGATCACGCCGTCGCAGCTCACCGCCGACTTCCGGTCGGTGGCGTCGGTGACCGAGCACGGCGTCGCGGCGACCACCGCCAAGACCTTCATCATCCACGACGGACAGCCGGGGTTGGCCGATGCGTAAGCTCTCAGTTCTCGGCGCGGCCGCCGCGGGCTTCGCGGCGGTCCTCGTCATGGTCT
The sequence above is a segment of the Kitasatospora sp. NBC_00240 genome. Coding sequences within it:
- a CDS encoding alkaline phosphatase D family protein codes for the protein MRNLSRRIFILGGLTTAGAAALQLGAMAQPSAAASTPFPFTLGVASGEPDDSSVVLWTRLAPAPTNADGQGGMPNTDVAVDWQVSTSQNFTTLVSSGTVTARYAQAHAVHALAGGLAPDSEYYYRFRAQGFISPVGRTRTAPAPGTVGRDFTMAFASCAHYESGYYTAYRRMADDRPDLILHLGDYIYEGGATTTGVRQHLGGEIVSLADYRRRYALYRSDPDLQAAHAIAPWLVVPDDHEVENNYANMVRADSSPALTAAQWTARRTAAYQAYFENMPLRAAATPSGNSIQLYRRVRWGTLATFHMLDTRQFRDDQACGDGTKVCADADLANRSITGTAQESWLLDGLGQHLSTWDLIGQQVFFARNVNASGAMNMDAWDGYRAGRARIQQGIIDRAVRNPVVLTGDVHASWGNDLKADYADPSSATIGSELVCTSITSGGDGSATTAIPNGSLNPHLRFYSNRRGYVRTQITPSQLTADFRSVASVTEHGVAATTAKTFIIHDGQPGLADA
- a CDS encoding GNAT family N-acetyltransferase; the encoded protein is MPELIAPTVRLHAAWLEARGEWGPGAHEDGFGLRRSDEVDSSAGFAAWVARLADQPVPVPGSELQQGQRQGKSGRAGAVYRWIVEDGRVHGGIALRYGPGDFVLRFGHIGYGVRPSSRRRGLAAWALGRMLDEARALGLGRLLLVCAADNIASVRTIERQGGVLEGVQETEFGTVRRYWITI